Proteins encoded within one genomic window of Mya arenaria isolate MELC-2E11 chromosome 13, ASM2691426v1:
- the LOC128213518 gene encoding nuclear apoptosis-inducing factor 1-like — protein sequence MSLSGKEKKRGPNWTIEERNTLIELCRASTNTLKMNWGEVADRVNSIGGNSRVAPEVKKKWTDMKSNVKRKAQQERTESRQTGNGLKTINLDSWEEMVLTTIPKVSVDGIPGGVQCGVSSIQESNKEEEEEEEEKDMIQGAAANVKDRSSSVKFSSCNATGGSTSNLQLRMVMAQEQQNSILSSIDSTLKKMLEYQKEKSVDLLHFEY from the exons ATGTCTTTAAGCGGAAAAGAAAAGAAGCGAGGGCCAAACTGGACGATAGAAGAAAGAAATACGCTTATAGAGCTATGCCGGGCCAGTACAAACACACTCAAAATGAACTGGGGAGAAGTGGCTGACAG GGTGAACAGTATCGGGGGAAACTCCAGAGTCGCCCCTGAGGTTAAAAAGAAGTGGACTGATATGAAG AGCAATGTAAAGAGGAAGGCGCAGCAAGAACGGACAGAAAGCAGGCAGACAGGAAATGGGTTGAAGACTATAAATCTGGATTCTTGGGAGGAAATG GTATTGACAACCATTCCAAAGGTGTCAGTTGATGGCATTCCTGGAGGCGTGCAGTGCGGGGTTTCTTCAATCCAGGAATCGAATAAAG aagaagaagaagaagaagaagaaaaagacaTGATCCAGGGAGCAGCAGCTAATGTGAAAGACCGCTCATCATCAGTAAAGTTTT CTTCTTGTAATGCAACAGGGGGTTCCACATCAAATCTTCAACTGCGAATGGTGATGGCCCAGGAGCAACAAAACAGTATTCTGTCATCAATAGATTCTACATTGAagaaaatgttagaataccaaaaAGAAAAATCCGTTGACCTTctacattttgaatattaa
- the LOC128215101 gene encoding putative nuclease HARBI1, with the protein MTKVLVGLRVLSKGNFLSEVADLHGISKQTASRVLHEFVDAVNRNIDNIRFPRTQQELAEAKLGFYKRCKIANIVGAVDGTLVPIIAPKDSGEAYICRKGFHAINVMATCSHDRRFIDIVAKWPGSQHDSSVMNTSSLKEHMESERPGMLLADSGYPLTTSLLTPLANPVTPAEARYNNAQSKGRMVIEQSFGILKGRFRCLHKTGGVLSYSPEKSCAIFMACARLHNMCLDWGLTLDDAQVVDPGQDAMEAWMGQPGLQVQELRRRVVNTFV; encoded by the exons ATGACGAAG GTGCTGGTTGGGCTTAGAGTTCTGTCTAAAGGAAATTTCTTATCAGAGGTAGCCGACCTGCACGGCATATCGAAGCAAACAGCGTCAAGGGTGTTGCATGAGTTTGTAGACGCTGTAAATCgaaatattgacaatataag ATTTCCAAGAACACAACAAGAATTGGCAGAAGCAAAACTTGGCTTCTACAAAAGATGCAAAATTGCCAATATCGTAG gtGCAGTCGACGGAACACTCGTCCCTATCATTGCCCCGAAAGACAGTGGCGAAGCCTACATATGCCGGAAAGGATTCCATGCTATAAATGTGATGGCTACATGTAGCCACGACAGAAG GTTCATCGACATTGTCGCCAAGTGGCCAGGGTCGCAGCATGATTCTTCTGTCATGAACACCTCGTCGTTGAAG GAACACATGGAGAGTGAGAGGCCAGGGATGCTGCTGGCTGATAGCGGTTATCCACTCACTACCAGCCTGCTAACTCCGCTTGCTAATCCCGTAACGCCTGCTGAAGCAAGATATAACAACGCGCAGAGCAAGGGAAGGATGGTTATCGAGCAGAGTTTTGGAATCCTGAAAGGAAGGTTTCG ATGTCTCCACAAAACCGGCGGTGTGTTGAGTTACAGTCCCGAAAAGTCGTGTGCAATTTTTATGGCATGTGCCAGGTTGCACAATATGTGTTTGGATTGGGGTCTGACACTGGACGATGCCCAAGTAGTGGACCCAGGCCAAGATGCTATGGAGGCCTGGATGGGACAACCAGGCTTGCAGGTGCAAGAACTGCGACGACGAGTTGTGAACACTTTTGTGTGA
- the LOC128214636 gene encoding digestive cysteine proteinase 1-like isoform X2, with translation MIMCLIQNRKMADVKMFVAVILLGLASALPYDSVLDGPPMWGDVYSVQGLLQLPYAEIKEPFAGFYDATNKRSRIDYYGGMVQTMQRADQGQYGVSFKVAPLTTYQVRNTMSCFKVPGIKGMAVDIQIILPDLTGFTKQTTQDIVKGQACDMWVKVNQEGHKKNTYTMWVASADQSPVRYEMMGFDSLLGSHFDKYVLDYFQYNKAAIPESVFDPPKNLTCSGFPGPGSSEHRVLSNPMMEYVSHNDDHVTEMFEQFKKTHSKTYTHDKEHAQRHHNFRQNLRFIHSKNRQGLTYRLAVNHLADKSSSELKMRNGYRHTPGDHGAQVFDKSSIDPSTVADSLDWRILGAVTPVKDQGVCGSCWSFGTVGTIEGAYFLKMGERVRFSQQQLIDCSWGEGNNGCDGGEDFRSYNYIMKAGGLTSEEQYGQYLAQDGYCHDEKVTAMVQVASYVNVTAYDQEALTFAISSNGPVSVAIDASHLSLSFYADGVYYEPQCGSDPDSLDHAVLAVGYGELNGQKYWLIKNSWSTYWGNDGYVLMSQKNNNCGVATAPTFVTLA, from the exons ATGATCATGTGCCTTATTCAGAACCGGAAAATGGCGGATGTGAAGATGTTTGTTGCTGTAATTTTGCTCG GGTTGGCATCAGCCTTGCCCTATGACTCAGTGTTGGACGGCCCGCCAATGTGGGGTGATGTGTACAGTGTCCAGGGGCTTCTGCAACTCCCGTACGCCGAAATCAAGGAACCGTTTGCTGGCTTCTATGATGCCACTAACAAACGTAGCAGGATTGACTATTACGGAG GAATGGTCCAGACAATGCAGCGTGCTGACCAGGGTCAGTATGGGGTCAGCTTCAAGGTTGCTCCCTTAACTACTTACCAAGTGCGCAATACCATGAGCTGCTTCAAGGTCCCGGGAATTAAAGGCATGGCTGTGGACATTCAGATCATCCTACCCGATCTTACTGGCTTTACA AAGCAGACAACACAGGACATTGTGAAAGGTCAAGCATGTGACATGTGGGTTAAGGTCAACCAGGAAGGTCACAAGAAGAACACCTACACCATGTGGGTTGCCAGTGCCGACCAGAGCCCTGTACGTTATGAGATGATGGGCTTCGATTCCCTGCTTGGCTctcattttgataaatatgtgCTGGACTATTTCCAGTATAACAAAGCAGCCATTCCTGAGAGTGTGTTTGACCCTCCAAAAA ATCTGACATGCAGTGGATTCCCAGGCCCCGGCAGTTCCGAGCATCGTGTTCTCAGCAACCCTATGATGGAGTATGTGTCGCACAACGATGATCATGTGACCGAGATGTTCGAGCAGTTTAAGAAGACGCACAGCAAGACATACACTCATGACAAGGAGCATGCTCAGAGGCACCATAACTTCCGACAAAATCTGAG GTTCATCCACTCAAAGAACCGCCAGGGGTTGACATACCGACTGGCTGTGAACCATCTGGCTGACAAGTCAAGCAGCGAGCTGAAGATGCGAAATGGGTACCGACACACACCAGGGGATCATGGCGCCCAGGTGTTCGATAAATCTTCAATAGATCCAAGCACTGTTGCGGACTCTCTGGACTGGAGAATACTTG GTGCTGTCACACCAGTGAAGGACCAGGGAGTGTGTGGGTCATGCTGGAGTTTTGGCACGGTGGGGACAATTGAGGGGGCATATTTTCTCAAGATGGGGGAGCGTGTGCGCTTCTCTCAACAGCAGCTCATTGACTGCTCCTGGGGGGAGGGCAACAATGGCTGTGATGGTGGGGAAGATTTCAG GTCCTACAACTACATCATGAAGGCAGGTGGTCTCACCTCTGAGGAGCAGTATGGACAATACCTCGCTCAG GACGGATACTGCCATGATGAAAAGGTAACGGCGATGGTCCAAGTAGCCAGCTATGTGAATGTTACGGCTTATGATCAAGAAGCACTTACATTCGCCATCTCCTCAAATGGTCCAGTGTCTGTAGCCATTGACGCCTCCCATCTGTCTCTATCATTCTATGCTGACGGGGTCTATTATGAGCCTCAATGTG GAAGTGACCCTGACAGTCTTGACCATGCTGTGTTGGCAGTCGGCTACGGGGAGTTGAACGGCCAGAAATACTGGCTCATCAAGAATTCGTGGTCCACGTACTGGGGCAACGATGGCTACGTCCTCATGTCACAGAAGAACAATAACTGCGGGGTCGCTACTGCGCCAACTTTTGTAACACTTGCATAG
- the LOC128214636 gene encoding digestive cysteine proteinase 1-like isoform X1, whose product MIMCLIQNRKMADVKMFVAVILLGLASALPYDSVLDGPPMWGDVYSVQGLLQLPYAEIKEPFAGFYDATNKRSRIDYYGGMVQTMQRADQGQYGVSFKVAPLTTYQVRNTMSCFKVPGIKGMAVDIQIILPDLTGFTKQTTQDIVKGQACDMWVKVNQEGHKKNTYTMWVASADQSPVRYEMMGFDSLLGSHFDKYVLDYFQYNKAAIPESVFDPPKNLTCSGFPGPGSSEHRVLSNPMMEYVSHNDDHVTEMFEQFKKTHSKTYTHDKEHAQRHHNFRQNLRFIHSKNRQGLTYRLAVNHLADKSSSELKMRNGYRHTPGDHGAQVFDKSSIDPSTVADSLDWRILGAVTPVKDQGVCGSCWSFGTVGTIEGAYFLKMGERVRFSQQQLIDCSWGEGNNGCDGGEDFRSYNYIMKAGGLTSEEQYGQYLAQDAYCHDNSTKPVAKIANFTAVTSKDQEALKVAIATKGPVSVGIDASHRSLSFYADGVYFEPKCGSDPDSLDHAVLAVGYGELNGQKYWLIKNSWSTYWGNDGYVLMSQKNNNCGVATAPTFVTLA is encoded by the exons ATGATCATGTGCCTTATTCAGAACCGGAAAATGGCGGATGTGAAGATGTTTGTTGCTGTAATTTTGCTCG GGTTGGCATCAGCCTTGCCCTATGACTCAGTGTTGGACGGCCCGCCAATGTGGGGTGATGTGTACAGTGTCCAGGGGCTTCTGCAACTCCCGTACGCCGAAATCAAGGAACCGTTTGCTGGCTTCTATGATGCCACTAACAAACGTAGCAGGATTGACTATTACGGAG GAATGGTCCAGACAATGCAGCGTGCTGACCAGGGTCAGTATGGGGTCAGCTTCAAGGTTGCTCCCTTAACTACTTACCAAGTGCGCAATACCATGAGCTGCTTCAAGGTCCCGGGAATTAAAGGCATGGCTGTGGACATTCAGATCATCCTACCCGATCTTACTGGCTTTACA AAGCAGACAACACAGGACATTGTGAAAGGTCAAGCATGTGACATGTGGGTTAAGGTCAACCAGGAAGGTCACAAGAAGAACACCTACACCATGTGGGTTGCCAGTGCCGACCAGAGCCCTGTACGTTATGAGATGATGGGCTTCGATTCCCTGCTTGGCTctcattttgataaatatgtgCTGGACTATTTCCAGTATAACAAAGCAGCCATTCCTGAGAGTGTGTTTGACCCTCCAAAAA ATCTGACATGCAGTGGATTCCCAGGCCCCGGCAGTTCCGAGCATCGTGTTCTCAGCAACCCTATGATGGAGTATGTGTCGCACAACGATGATCATGTGACCGAGATGTTCGAGCAGTTTAAGAAGACGCACAGCAAGACATACACTCATGACAAGGAGCATGCTCAGAGGCACCATAACTTCCGACAAAATCTGAG GTTCATCCACTCAAAGAACCGCCAGGGGTTGACATACCGACTGGCTGTGAACCATCTGGCTGACAAGTCAAGCAGCGAGCTGAAGATGCGAAATGGGTACCGACACACACCAGGGGATCATGGCGCCCAGGTGTTCGATAAATCTTCAATAGATCCAAGCACTGTTGCGGACTCTCTGGACTGGAGAATACTTG GTGCTGTCACACCAGTGAAGGACCAGGGAGTGTGTGGGTCATGCTGGAGTTTTGGCACGGTGGGGACAATTGAGGGGGCATATTTTCTCAAGATGGGGGAGCGTGTGCGCTTCTCTCAACAGCAGCTCATTGACTGCTCCTGGGGGGAGGGCAACAATGGCTGTGATGGTGGGGAAGATTTCAG GTCCTACAACTACATCATGAAGGCAGGTGGTCTCACCTCTGAGGAGCAGTATGGACAATACCTCGCTCAG GATGCATATTGTCATGATAATTCCACCAAGCCTGTAGCTAAGATTGCAAATTTCACTGCTGTAACCTCCAAGGACCAGGAAGCTCTCAaggttgccatagcaaccaaGGGCCCAGTATCAGTTGGTATTGACGCCTCACACAGATCTCTCTCATTTTATGCCGATGGAGTGTACTTTGAGCCCAAGTGTG GAAGTGACCCTGACAGTCTTGACCATGCTGTGTTGGCAGTCGGCTACGGGGAGTTGAACGGCCAGAAATACTGGCTCATCAAGAATTCGTGGTCCACGTACTGGGGCAACGATGGCTACGTCCTCATGTCACAGAAGAACAATAACTGCGGGGTCGCTACTGCGCCAACTTTTGTAACACTTGCATAG
- the LOC128213075 gene encoding hillarin-like — protein MSLLKRDWKFIDEHARMATEKDAKSFDSLVAYLNKPIARNPDRDIFMTRALLYWLKCNLEASKAGNHPRDTPLYVAKKMANEEAAYADSFKRFCEKAGIDCHVVEGVAKTGQYKPGDLTVDAEKMRARWNKVFLLGKFWPVNPRYILRSKRRDAEGKIVEGLFNEYWFLTDPEIFIHHCLPTNPEDQMLTVSKRIKNERQFMKLPSLTPAFHDYGLRLTSENQCMIEAIDGLCKVSFKAERNVAKNLVCGFVKADMRRVLDLKGTENKDVTAEFKDIDTALLVFCARKKNNFLFEVRCPVEMAAYNLTIEGGNVGENQKHALVKTRIICREKMEHFKPFPANPGNIGWGFGPLATRVGLKKPSKKDPKFVLNKGSIKIEFEVDADKARKREFTAAMSGEGKSALDLKECAHVTSSSGKLSVEVRAPPTAGEYVLTVLASGEPVCNYLITTLEDAEKLEDEYYDSSDGTSDVDDQIDVLESQLSDLTAKRDRLRALVQQQTGTGRK, from the exons ATGTCTTTGCTAAAGAGAGATTGGAAATTTATTGACGAACATGCGCGAATG GCAACAGAGAAGGATGCGAAGTCGTTCGACTCCCTGGTAGCGTACCTGAACAAACCAATAGCAAGGAACCCGGACAGGGACATCTTCATGACCAG GGCGTTACTGTACTGGTTGAAGTGTAATCTTGAAGCGTCCAAAGCCGGGAACCACCCGAGAGATACTCCCCTGTACGTGGCGAAGAAAATGGCGAATGAGGAGGCAGCGTATGCTGATTCATTCAAACGTTTTTGCGA GAAGGCAGGGATTGATTGTCACGTGGTAGAGGGCGTGGCGAAGACGGGCCAATACAAGCCCGGTGATCTGACCGTGGATGCGGAGAAAATGCGGGCCCGCTGGAACAAAGTGTTCTTGCTCGGGAAATTCTGGCCCGTCAACCCGCGCTACATCCTCCGGTCAAAACGCCGGGACGCTGAAGGGAAGATTGTGGAAGGGCTGTTCAACGAGTACTGGTTTCTCACTGACCCAGAAATATTCATTCACCACTGTCTGCCGACCAACCCGGAGGACCAGATGTTGACGGTTTCAAAAAGGATCAAGAATGAGCGACAGTTCATGAAGCTGCCCTCTTTGACCCCAGCCTTCCACGACTATGGACTCCGTTTAACTAGCGAGAACCAGTGTATGATAGAAGCCATTGACGGCCTATGCAAGGTCTCCTTTAAAGCCGAGCGGAACGTGGCGAAGAATTTGGTCTGCGGTTTTGTGAAAGCTGACATGCGGAGAGTACTGGATCTGAAAGGAACGGAAAATAAGGATGTAACTGCAGAATTTAAGGACATAGATACTGCCCTCTTGGTATTTTGCGCcaggaaaaagaataatttcTTGTTTGAAGTTAGGTGTCCAGTGGAAATGGCGGCCTACAATCTCACCATCGAGGGAGGGAACGTTGGAGAAAACCAAAAACATGCCCTGGTCAAAACCCGAATTATATGTCGGGAGAAGATGGAACACTTTAAACCTTTTCCTGCCAACCCAGGGAACATCGGCTGGGGATTCGGACCACTAGCTACCAGGGTGGGACTGAAGAAACCGAGCAAGAAGGACCCGAAGTTTGTCCTGAATAAAGGGAGCATTAAGATTGAGTTTGAGGTTGACGCGGACAAGGCGAGGAAGAGAGAGTTTACAGCCGCCATGTCTGGGGAGGGAAAGTCTGCTTTAGATCTGAAAG AATGTGCGCACGTGACCAGCAGTAGTGGTAAATTGTCGGTGGAAGTCCGGGCCCCACCCACGGCCGGCGAGTATGTTCTCACCGTCTTGGCCTCCGGAGAGCCCGTCTGTAACTATCTTATTACCACGCTAGAGGACGCCGAAAAAC TTGAGGACGAGTACTACGATTCGTCGGACGGGACGTCAGATGTGGACGATCAGATTGATGTCCTGGAGTCACAGCTGTCGGATCTGACGGCCAAGCGGGACCGCCTCCGCGCGCTTGTGCAGCAGCAAACCGGCACCGGAAGGAAGTGA